One region of Candidatus Methylomirabilis lanthanidiphila genomic DNA includes:
- the ywaC gene encoding GTP pyrophosphokinase YwaC: protein MGRLQNYVATYKELRPKYERLTKKIEGLLQELLEGAHLQSFTIKSRTKSVESFEQKILRPDKSYQNPLAEVSDLSGIQIIVRSLDDIQAVEEIIDGEFSVDQDLSVKKADILDPDRFGYLTQHFVVKIKAPRTQLTEWEDLKDLSAEIQVRTVLQHAWAIISHAFDYKISAEIPKQLRRQLFRVSALLEVADTELTNFVRQVASLQEQYKEQIAAEDIHVEVNIDSLRAFTETSPIVEEWAKYIESLSVKVGGVGSAISRDLRMAKIAGVESVNEIDHLLRDARSWGKEYLQEFFHNTWGKPLPNDRGISLDRNGIVALFIIASKLDILTDELLNDELGWGLPENATVPARKYNPQYRT, encoded by the coding sequence ATGGGTAGGTTACAGAACTACGTTGCCACATATAAGGAACTTAGGCCAAAGTACGAGCGCCTTACGAAGAAGATCGAGGGGCTCCTGCAAGAACTGCTCGAAGGCGCACATCTTCAGTCCTTCACAATAAAGAGCAGAACTAAGTCCGTTGAAAGCTTTGAGCAGAAAATCTTACGCCCGGACAAATCCTACCAGAATCCTTTGGCCGAAGTAAGTGATTTGTCCGGTATACAGATAATCGTCCGTTCGTTAGATGATATTCAAGCGGTAGAAGAAATCATTGACGGAGAATTCAGCGTTGACCAAGATCTATCTGTGAAAAAGGCTGACATTCTTGATCCTGACCGCTTCGGCTATTTAACTCAGCATTTTGTTGTCAAAATCAAGGCGCCGAGGACCCAGCTAACCGAATGGGAAGATTTAAAGGACCTTTCGGCAGAGATTCAGGTGCGGACGGTGCTTCAACATGCCTGGGCTATAATCTCTCATGCGTTTGACTACAAAATATCGGCAGAAATACCCAAGCAGCTTCGGCGTCAGCTTTTCCGCGTAAGCGCTCTCTTAGAAGTTGCCGATACTGAACTGACGAATTTTGTTCGCCAAGTTGCCAGCTTACAAGAGCAATACAAGGAGCAGATTGCAGCAGAGGATATTCATGTTGAAGTGAATATTGATTCGCTTCGTGCTTTTACCGAGACGTCGCCGATTGTTGAAGAATGGGCCAAGTACATAGAATCACTTAGTGTGAAGGTGGGCGGTGTTGGAAGCGCTATCTCAAGAGACCTACGGATGGCGAAGATAGCTGGTGTCGAATCAGTTAATGAAATTGACCATCTTCTCCGGGATGCAAGGTCGTGGGGCAAAGAGTATCTCCAAGAGTTTTTTCACAATACATGGGGAAAGCCACTCCCAAATGATCGGGGAATTTCATTAGACCGCAATGGTATTGTCGCCTTGTTCATTATTGCATCCAAGCTCGACATCCTTACTGATGAGTTGCTTAACGACGAACTGGGTTGGGGCCTGCCTGAGAACGCGACTGTTCCGGCTCGAAAATACAACCCGCAATACAGAACATAG